One genomic segment of Photobacterium sp. DA100 includes these proteins:
- a CDS encoding helix-turn-helix transcriptional regulator, whose amino-acid sequence MQYTEQDRQVLHDTWMSYKAKMRVTQIEMAKRLGVSQLVFSDILRGSVPLEHRFVTQFCSYIGVDPVLTLPSLRNQVGAELPSSVTLTNTFIVDGDIKNVRYSGNQLVVEYVHSVEVH is encoded by the coding sequence ATGCAATATACTGAACAAGACCGTCAGGTTCTTCATGATACTTGGATGAGCTATAAGGCGAAAATGCGAGTGACTCAAATTGAGATGGCAAAGCGTCTTGGGGTCAGCCAGTTGGTTTTTTCTGACATCCTTCGTGGCAGTGTTCCGCTAGAGCACCGGTTTGTCACTCAGTTCTGTAGCTATATTGGCGTCGACCCTGTGCTGACACTGCCTTCGCTTCGTAATCAGGTTGGTGCCGAGCTGCCAAGTTCCGTCACTCTAACCAACACTTTCATTGTTGACGGCGATATTAAGAATGTACGATACAGTGGCAATCAACTGGTTGTTGAATATGTACACAGTGTTGAAGTGCATTAA